A window of the Sardina pilchardus chromosome 21, fSarPil1.1, whole genome shotgun sequence genome harbors these coding sequences:
- the LOC134069127 gene encoding NLR family CARD domain-containing protein 3-like, whose amino-acid sequence MAESGTIPKDASPDQVSSEQTSSHHKVPMSDQIIHRKERDVDAGSAVDVARSTSPTQSCLSMKSGKSMEKVVTFKGSAVDVARSTSPTQSYLSMKSGESMDRIDKFKGESIKGSNANDPTIPRIIVTEPGGISDYPSNKIGNGAGLLTTETGGQTERAGSPDTCYSSMRSSSMESVQETHDTDIESDNLKQDLDLSEIQAGNDKAMKDLKERYKEQFQYACEVMENSSVPTLLNDIYTELYITTGGSGKFNTEHEVWQLERVSRLKATGDIAIKYNDIFKPSPAQQINLKTVLTKGIAGIGKTFSVRKFILDWAEGNANQDVDFVLLLPFRDLNLKKGEEHSLVKLIHHYFPELTDVMIDDVKVICIFDGLDECRLTLDFLNHPSLAEINQPASVDILLTNIIRGDLLSRSSLWITSRPAATNQLPPEYVQRVTEIRGFNDAQKEEYFRRRIQDQAQAESVIKHVKSSRSLHIMCYMPVFCCMTASVLQTMPCGPEGHECPKTLTQMFTHFLLIELKLKHEKDQAKNLTQTESDQNILVKLGKLAFKNLEEGRLVFYEGELTECGIDFEAHNGLLAQMFRRESSIFEEKVYCFVHLSIQEYLAALYAVIMCTRGEVVVIPDESLSCTSPVSISPNMSLDKSLSLCKTAVGKALQKENGQLDLFLRFLLGLSLESTQKILGSHLSWTGISPDTVEQITKFIRRKTRESPSPERTINLFHCLHEMNDDSFVEEVQEVMSSGKMMRETLEPDQCSALACVLLMSEKVQDTFDLKTYNTTDMGIQRLIPVVKSCKTAILHACNLSELSCEIIVSALETVNSHLVELDLSYNDLQGLLKLFCSGIKSENCKLEKLILRVCNLTKDTCSDISSAIQCPHSHLRTIDLGGNVLQDEGVQQLCTALLSQHCNIEELRLSDCSLTRSSCTYLSSVLESPHSKLRHLVLDNNDLQSTGIEILSCTLKKSASNLETLGLSGCRVTEDGCGSLMNALKTNTTTLQHLDLSYNHLGDTETLSALQKDSKNLKTVCFEFCGQSRDKPGMRKYAVCLSFDPEATDDSISLSDGDTKAIQGGKCGTAHCRAGLRDRCYWETELTREAQAEISVGLMTKGEKGTEKHWSLKCTAIGGDSFYAEYFSIMDSIKQRSIEIESPLFKRLGVFLDWSAGTVSFYTADPLNGPQTLLYTFHITFTEPLYPFFKIQGPQSSVSLCKME is encoded by the exons ATGGCTGAATCAGGAACAATACCAAAGGATGCAAG TCCTGACCAGGTGTCATCTGAGCAGACCTCATCTCATCATAAGGTTCCGATGAGTGACCAGATAATTCACAGGAAAGAACGAGACGTGGATGCAGG GTCTGCAGTTGATGTGGCAAGGTCTACATCCCCTACACAGAGCTGTTTGTCAATGAAAAGTGGCAAGTCCATGGAAAAGGTCGTCACATTTAAAGG GTCTGCAGTTGATGTGGCAAGGTCTACATCCCCCACACAGAGCTATTTGTCAATGAAAAGTGGCGAGTCCATGGATAGGATCGACAAATTTAAAGG GGAAAGCATTAAAGGGAGTAATGCAAATGATCCAACTATACCCAG AATCATTGTGACTGAACCAGGTGGAATTTCTGACTATCCATCAAACAAAATTGGAAATGGTGCAGGTCTTCTTACTACTGAAACAGG AGGtcaaacagagagagcaggttCACCAGACACCTGCTATTCATCAATGCGCAGCTCATCTATGGAATCAGTACAAGAAACACATGATACTGACATTGAGAG CGATAATCTGAAGCAGGATCTTGATCTTTCAGAAATACAAGCAGGAAATG acaaagctatgaAGGATCtgaaagagagatataaagagCAGTTCCAGTATGCCTGTGAAGTTATGGAAAATTCGAGTGTTCCCACTCTTCTGAATGATATCTACACAGAGCTTTACATCACTACCGGTGGAAGTGGCAAGTTCAACACAGAGCATGAGGTCTGGCAGCTCGAGAGGGTGTCTAGGCTCAAAGCAACTGGAGATATTGCCATCAAATACAATGACATCTTCAAACCCTCCCCTGCACAACAGATTAATCTGAAAACAGTTCTCACTAAAGGGATTGCTGGCATCGGAAAAACATTTTCTGTGAGGAAGTTCATTCTTGACTGGGCCGAAGGAAATGCCAATCAAGATGTTGACTTTGTTCTGCTGCTTCCTTTTCGGGATCTGAATTTGAAGAAAGGCGAAGAGCACAGTTTAGTGAAACTGATTCACCACTACTTTCCAGAATTGACAGATGTTATGATTGATGACGTGAAGGTCATATGCATCTTTGATGGCCTGGATGAATGTCGACTTACCCTGGATTTCCTCAACCATCCAAGTTTGGCAGAAATAAACCAGCCAGCGTCAGTGGACATCCTGCTAACAAATATCATCAGAGGAGATCTGCTGTCCCGTTCTTCCCTTTGGATAACGTCTCGGCCTGCAGCCACCAATCAGCTGCCACCAGAATATGTCCAAAGGGTCACCGAGATCAGAGGGTTCAACGACGCACAAAAAGAAGAGTACTTCAGGAGAAGGATCCAAGACCAGGCTCAAGCTGAAAGCGTTATCAAGCACGTAAAGTCATCGCGGAGCCTGCACATTATGTGCTACATGCCCGTGTTCTGCTGCATGACAGCCAGCGTCCTCCAGACAATGCCATGTGGACCAGAGGGGCACGAATGTCCCAAAACCCTGACCCAGATGTTCACGCACTTCCTTTTGATTGAGCTGAAACTGAAGCATGAAAAAGATCAAGCCAAGAATCTGACGCAAACAGAATCGGATCAGAACATCCTGGTCAAGCTGGGAAAACTGGCTTTCAAAAACCTGGAGGAAGGACGACTGGTTTTCTATGAGGGAGAGTTGACTGAGTGTGGCATCGACTTTGAAGCACACAATGGACTGTTGGCTCAGATGTTCAGGCGAGAGTCTAGCATCTTCGAAGAAAAGGTCTACTGCTTTGTTCACCTCAGCATTCAGGAGTACCTTGCGGCTTTATATGCAGTTATCATGTGCACAAGAGGGGAAGTTGTTGTGATACCTGATGAATCACTAAGCTGCACATCTCCTGTAAGCATATCTCCAAACATGTCTTTAGACAAAAGTCTTTCTTTGTGTAAGACAGCAGTGGGTAAAGCTTTGCAGAAAGAGAATGGACAGCTAGACCTATTTCTCCGCTTCCTTCTTGGTCTCTCGTTAGAGTCCACTCAGAAGATCCTGGGAAGTCATCTGTCTTGGACTGGAATCAGCCCAGACACTGTGGAACAAATCACTAAGTTCATAAGgaggaagacaagagagagtCCATCACCTGAGAGAACAATTAACCTGTTCCATTGTCTTCATGAGATGAATGACGATTCATTTGTTGAGGAAGTCCAGGAGGTCATGAGCTCTGGGAAAATGATGAGAGAGACTCTAGAGCCAGATCAATGCTCTGCCCTAGCTTGTGTTCTTCTGATGTCAGAGAAGGTACAAGATACATTTGATCTGAAAACATACAACACAACTGACATGGGGATTCAGCGACTAATACCTGTGGTCAAGTCTTGCAAAACTGCCAT ACTTCATGCTTGTAACCTCAGCGAACTGTCTTGTGAGATCATAGTGTCAGCTCTCGAGACAGTCAACTCACACCTGGTTGAATTAGATCTGAGCTATAATGACTTACAGGGTTTGCTGAAGCTTTTTTGTTCTGGGATCAAAAGTGAAAATTGCAAACTGGAAAAGCTCAT TTTGAGAGTGTGTAATCTTACCAAAGACACCTGTTCAGACATCTCTTCAGCTATTCAGTGTCCACATTCTCACCTACGAACAATAGATTTGGGTGGTAATGTTttgcaggatgaaggagttcagcaactctgcactgcacttCTAAGTCAACACTGCAATATAGAAGAACTCAG GCTAAGTGACTGCAGTCTTACCAGGAGCAGTTGTACTTACCTGAGCTCTGTCCTTGAGTCACCTCACTCCAAACTAAGACACCTTGTTTTGGACAACAATGACCTTCAGAGTACCGGGATAGAAATACTTTCCTGTACACTGAAAAAGTCAGCCTCCAATCTGGAAACACTTGG GTTGTCAGGTTGTCGAGTCACAGAAGATGGTTGTGGTTCACTCATGAATGCTCTAAAAACAAACACTACAACTCTTCAACACCTGGATCTGAGTTACAACCACCTTGGTGACACTGAGACACTCTCTGCTTTACAGAAAGATTCCAAAAATTTGAAAACAGTATG TTTCGAGTTTTGTGGCCAGAGCAGAGACAAACCTGGAATGAGGAAAT ATGCTGTGTGCCTCAGTTTTGACCCAGAAGCCACTGACGACagcatctctctgtctgatgGGGACACCAAAGCCATTCAAGGGGGAAAATGCGGGACAGCTCATTGTAGGGCTGGACTGAGAGATCGATGCTACTGGGAGACTGAGTTGACTCGTGAAGCTCAGGCAGAAATCTCTGTGGGGCTGATGACTAAAGGCGAGAAGGGCACAGAGAAGCACTGGAGTCTTAAGTGCACTGCAATTGGTGGCGATAGTTTCTATGCAGAGTATTTCAGCATCATGGACTCCATCAAGCAGCGGTCAATCGAGATCGAAAGTCCCCTATTCAAGAGATTAGGGGTATTTCTGGACTGGTCtgcaggtacagtgtctttCTACACAGCTGATCCTTTGAACGGTCCTCAGACTCTTCTTTATACTTTCCATATAACCTTCACAGAACCACTGTatccttttttcaaaatccaagGACCACAGTCCTCCGTCTCCCTCTGTAAAATGGAATAA